In Chelmon rostratus isolate fCheRos1 chromosome 20, fCheRos1.pri, whole genome shotgun sequence, a single window of DNA contains:
- the eif1axb gene encoding eukaryotic translation initiation factor 1A X-linked b gives MPKNKGKGGKNRRRGKNENESEKRELVFKEDGQEYAQVIKMLGNGRLEAMCFDGTKRLCHIRGKLRKKVWINTSDIILVGLRDYQDNKADVILKYNADEARSLKAYGELPEHAKINETDTFGPGDDDEIQFDDIGDDDEDIDDI, from the exons ATGCCCAAGAATAAAG GTAAAGGAGGAAAGAATCGGCGACGTGGAAAGAACGAGAATGAGTCTGAGAAGAGAGAGCTGGTGTTCAAAGAGGATGGACAAG AATACGCTCAGGTGATTAAAATGCTGGGGAACGGACGTCTGGAGGCCATGTGCTTCGATGGAACCAAGCGGCTTTGCCACATCAGAGGAAAACTCCGGAAAAAG GTTTGGATTAACACATCAGACATCATCCTGGTCGGACTGAGAGATTATCAG GATAACAAAGCCGATGTCATCCTCAAGTATAACGCAGACGAGGCTCGCAGTTTGAAAGCCTACGGAGAGCTGCCAGAGCACG CCAAAATCAATGAGACAGACACCTTCGGACCAGGAGACGACGACGAGATCCAGTTCGATGACattggtgatgatgatgaggacatTGATGAT ATCTAA
- the LOC121623967 gene encoding zinc finger protein 350-like, whose product MADFSSRIMTSSELLAVGGGPAGKATSSAVVSGNGSWDGAGGLDQITVVRIDDTHIAEEQSHVGGKSKDGAAEYYEVVEYSMPAEEEEAVGEEEEDSVYVIEYSNPEEEGESYQFTMSVDRSLPARKPAVKHPVFREDATAPSPVASKPSRPQRPRHEVRQKRKLVTEEDVPKEEVMSNKCVLELGENYSDVMAMNSGSDKRLVCLLCPPPGKFFKRGAGLAVHLKQMHQMVGKKTFFCTSCQKSVRTQIELDAHTKRHANHSAVFTCLLCSVEVENKTEAEKTGFKGSKWGLKKHLEKEHPGVIPRCDICNKGFKSLMSYLADQFRHVGVSPYYCAKCQIYEMTERGLSIHVKNHDKKKKTQESGEKHLQMFGVSAIVDNSATDDSDF is encoded by the exons ATGGCTGACTTCAGCAGCAGGATCATG ACGTCTTCTGAACTCCTGGCGGTTGGCGGCGGGCCTGCAGGGAAAGCGACGTCATCCGCAGTCGTGTCAGGAAACGGAAGCTGGGACGGCGCCGGTGGGCTGGACCAGATAACAGTGGTGAGAATAGATGACACGCACATTGCTGAGGAGCAGTCTCACGTCGGGGGGAAGTCTAAAGACGGCGCTGCAGAGTACTATGAGGTGGTGGAGTACTCGATGCctgcggaggaggaggaggccgtgggagaggaggaggaagacagcgTTTATGTCATCGAGTATTCAAATcctgaagaggagggagagagctaCCAGTTCACGATGTCCGTCGATCGATCGCTCCCGGCCAGGAAGCCCGCGGTGAAACATCCTGTGTTCAGAGAGGACGCCACCGCTCCTTCACCTGTGGCGTCCAAACCGTCCAGGCCACAGAGGCCGAGGCACGAGGTGAGGCAGAAGAGGAAGCTGGTGACTGAGGAGGACGTCCCAAAGGAGGAGGTCATGAGTAATAAGTGTGTGTTGGAGCTCGGAGAGAACTACAGCGACGTGATGGCGATGAATTCGGGCTCAGATAAAAGACTGGTGTGCCTCCTGTGCCCGCCACCAGGAAAGTTCTTCAAGAGAGGCGCCGGGTTGGCCGTCCATTTAAAACAGATGCACCAGATGGTGGGAAAGAAGACGTTCTTCTGCACGTCGTGCCAGAAATCAGTTCGTACTCAGATCGAACTGGACGCCCACACAAAACGCCACGCCAACCACAGCGCCGTGTTCACCTGCCTCCTCTGCTCGGTGGAGGTGGAAAACAAAACGGAGGCGGAGAAGACGGGGTTCAAAGGGTCCAAGTGGGGTCTGAAGAAACACCTGGAGAAGGAGCACCCGGGCGTCATCCCGCGCTGCGACATCTGTAACAAAGGCTTCAAGTCACTCATGTCGTACCTGGCCGACCAGTTCAGGCACGTCGGCGTGTCGCCCTACTACTGCGCCAAGTGTCAGATCTACGAGATGACCGAGAGGGGTCTGAGCATCCACGTCAAAAACcatgacaagaagaagaagacgcaGGAGTCCGGTGAAAAGCACCTGCAGATGTTTGGGGTGTCCGCCATCGTCGATAACTCCGCCACGGACGACTCCGACTTCTGA